AAATAGTTGTGATATAAAAATATAAAATTAATACATAGTAAGTGAGAAATACTTTTTTAAACCATAATTCTTCAAATATGGTTTATCCTATATACCTTTACTCTTAAATTTAACGTAAAAATGAATTTATTTCATCGAATTTGCATCATAGTATTAACTTTCATAATTAATTTTTCAGGTCTCGGTACAAATGAAATTCTTGGACAGGGGTTCAAAGGCACCGCTATTATCGGAATGAATGCTTCCCAGGTTGATGGCGACGATTGGGCAGGTTATGACAAGTTTGGTCTGCAGGTTGGTGGCAGATTGTCATATCGAATGGAAGGATCAATGGATGTGTCACTTGAAATGTTGTACAGTCAGCGAGGGGCAGCCGAAAAAAGATTTGCTAAAGGAGATGAAAAAAACATCCGTCTTAATTATTTTGAAATCCCTGTCATCTTTTCACTGAAAGATTGGTACATTGAGAAAGGAGATTACTATAAAGCACGGGCTGAAGCGGGCCTTTCATACGGATACCTATTTGAAGTACAAACACCCCTGTTTGACGAGCAGAACTTTAAGAAAAACGACTTAAGCTGGCTTTTAGGCGTAGGTTATCAATTTGGCAGAAGAATCGGAATGTCATTGAGATATACTTCTTCATTCGGTAAAATTTACAGAAACGAAATAGAAAATACCAATACTTTACTCAGTTATTTTTTATCGGCACGTCTGGAATTTCATTTTTAAAGCACATCTGAAATCAAGAAAATTTTAAGTATTGTACAATTTTAATTAAAATTACATGCAGAAAAATATTTTAATAAGCCTTTTCGCATTGGTCATCTTTGGAATCTCTTGTGATTCTAGAACACCTACTCAAGACAAAACGAATAACATTCCCCCTAAAACTTCTGTAGCCCAAAATAATGAACCTATCCCCGGTGTCACTGCCGAAGTGATGCAGAGATTATTGGATGATTGTACTTTCATCGATTACATTTTTCATAATTTGCCTATCAGTCTGAGTCAGGACGAGCGACCGAGTATTCAACAAAATGTATTATATATTGAATTCAACAGGCCAGTTGTAAGAATACCGGAAGGTTGCAGGCCCATAGCACGTAAATTTTTTCAGATAAACGGAGAGATTGTATATGATGTAGATGTCTATTTTACAAAGGGTTGTGCTTTCTATGTTTTTGTGAAAGACAATAAACCAGTTTATGCAAATTATATTTCGAAAGATGGTGTAGCCTTTTATAACAATATGATTAGC
The genomic region above belongs to Saprospiraceae bacterium and contains:
- a CDS encoding PorT family protein; protein product: MNLFHRICIIVLTFIINFSGLGTNEILGQGFKGTAIIGMNASQVDGDDWAGYDKFGLQVGGRLSYRMEGSMDVSLEMLYSQRGAAEKRFAKGDEKNIRLNYFEIPVIFSLKDWYIEKGDYYKARAEAGLSYGYLFEVQTPLFDEQNFKKNDLSWLLGVGYQFGRRIGMSLRYTSSFGKIYRNEIENTNTLLSYFLSARLEFHF